The following coding sequences lie in one Lolium perenne isolate Kyuss_39 chromosome 2, Kyuss_2.0, whole genome shotgun sequence genomic window:
- the LOC127336538 gene encoding uncharacterized protein — MRCKRHPYECGPGVCASCLRDRLLALAAALNEASSLPPTPEPVPLFPRSVSPYVCPRKSDASRPWSRQPSSRLFFRTPQVEPAYGGGPGFEEGDIGFQIKRRRRGKLSALAALFGHHHGSEGKGGVDRERKHGSWLAGIMPRGRRKKEPAVTASPLSPRRRPSSRAISNRGLSPVRWSYEESEESSSVADSPWRPSPMRKTPFHRLMGGRAGAGVSGFAVCISPLVRPTPGRHHRGGHPPDAPAMSGELRPSPLHQPPSGSSLHHCRSWKLADGGRFR; from the coding sequence ATGAGGTGCAAGCGGCACCCGTACGAGTGCGGGCCCGGCGTGTGCGCGTCCTGCCTCCGGGACCGCCTGCTCGCGCTCGCCGCCGCGCTCAACGAAGCGTCCTCGCTGCCACCAACGCCGGAGCCGGTCCCGCTCTTCCCGAGGTCGGTGTCGCCGTACGTGTGCCCCCGGAAGTCCGACGCGTCCAGGCCGTGGAGCCGGCAACCGTCGAGCCGCCTCTTCTTCCGGACGCCTCAGGTGGAGCCCGCCTACGGCGGCGGGCCGGGCTTCGAGGAAGGCGACATCGGATTCCAGATCAAGCGGCGTCGCCGCGGCAAGCTCTCGGCCCTCGCCGCGCTCTTCGGCCACCACCACGGATCGGAGGGGAAGGGTGGCGTTGACAGGGAGCGGAAGCACGGATCTTGGCTCGCGGGGATCATGCCGCGCGGGCGCCGGAAGAAGGAGCCGGCCGTCACCGCGTCGCCGCTCTCCCcgcgacggcgcccctcctcccgCGCGATCAGCAACCGGGGGCTCTCGCCGGTGAGGTGGTCCTACGAAGAGAGCGAGGAGAGCAGCTCGGTGGCGGACTCGCCGTGGCGCCCGTCGCCGATGCGGAAGACACCCTTCCATCGCCTCATGGGAGGACGCGCCGGGGCCGGCGTGTCGGGCTTCGCGGTGTGCATCAGCCCGCTCGTTCGGCCCACCCCGGGGCGGCACCACCGCGGAGGCCACCCGCCGGACGCCCCCGCCATGTCCGGCGAGCTCCGGCCGTCGCCGCTCCACCAGCCCCCCTCCGGATCGTCCCTCCACCACTGCCGCTCCTGGAAGCTCGCCGACGGCGGCCGCTTCCGGTGA